TGCTGATGATGAGAGGTCGTTTGTGTTCTTTGAAAAAAGCGGGAAATGGTATTTTTATATTCATAACAACAAAAGTGAAAATTACAGCAAAAATAATAAATGCACAGGTATATACAATGCCGAAACAGGAAATAAAGACTATAAACTGATGGTTGATACACTAAATAACAAACAAGGAAGAACCGACCATATTGACTTTGCAGATGATTATTATATGGTAACAACATACGGTTACGCCGGAGCTGAACCCGTTTCTTATATAACTAATATGGAGCTTTATAGCTATGAAGGCGAAAAGCTTGCTTCTTCTTATTACAGCTCATACTTAGGTGGCGATTTTCTTGATAAGGATGAATATCCGTGTAATAACAGACAGATAAGAGTAGATTTTGAAAAGGCAGAGTCACCGTCAGACAAATATTTTGTTCCCGGTGAAATTTTATTAGATAAATATCCGTACAAGTATGGTGGATATGGAAATGATATTGAGCGTATTTTGTATAGTAAGACAAATGCAGTAAAAGGATATACACCTGTTAAGCTGTCATTGCCTGATTCAGAAGGAAATAATTATGCTGTTTTTAATGAGAAAGGGGATATAATATACAAAAGTGATAAAGAGTTATTTACACTGATATATGATGATAGCATATGTATTGGTGAAAATCACGACAATTCTGTACAGATTTATAATCCCAAAACAAAAGAGTTTATTGGTTCAATAGAATGGGATACAAATGAATATGATACAGTATACAAGTATATGTATGAATATCTTCAAAAAAATATAGAAAGTGACTGTGTTTCACCAAAAGGCAATTATAGGGTTAAGGGATATAATACATTATACTCTTATCCATACACTAAATATGATTTTTGGAAAAGTGAAGAATTCAACGGATATACACCGGTGTATCTGTATTTAGGCCCTAATGAGTGTAAGTATTATTTATATAATCCAGATGGTGAAGTTATAGCAGAATCGGATAGAAAAATTTATCTGATTTCATATGATGGAAAACCTTGTTATACAATCACAAAGCAGGAGTGGGTAGAAACAGAATCGGGAGGACACGATCAATTTTATATTGATGTGTATGATCTTAAAACAGGTGAACTTGTAGAAGTGCCTGAACATATAAAAGATGTAACGAACTATATGAAATAGAAAAATGGGGGAGAAGAAAATGAAAAAGAAGTTTGTTTTAGGTGTGTTATGTGTGTCAATGATTTTGGCGGCGGGAATAGGTGTGTCAGCAGAAGTAAGTGAAAATCATTCACAATGGGCAGAGGAAAGTTTGATAAGTGCAGATGAAGCGGGGTTATTGCCGAACTTCTTTTCGGACAGAGATTTAACCGCTAATATATCGCGTATTGATTTTTGTCATTTGGCATATAAAATGCTTGAACAAAAATCACTGATTAGTGATAATAACGTTAAGAGTTCGTTTGCTGATACAGATGATAACGAAGTGGCTTTTCTTGCAAATTCGGGAATAATAAACGGACGTTCTGAAACGAAATTTGCACCGAATGACGATATTACGCGTGAGGAGGCGGCAGTAATACTGACGAATACAGCGGAATTTATGGACGTAAAAGAGGATATTACTCTATTTGATACTGTTTTTTCTGATTATGATACAGTTTCGGATTGGGCAAAAGAATCTGTGCGTAAAATGGACTCACTCGGAATAATGCGAGGAGTTGGAGATAACAATTTTTCACCAAAATCAAATTACACAATGGAACAGTCAGCGGTAACAATGCTAAAGCTGTTTAACCTTGACGTGAGTGATTATGCAAGCAATGTGTACGAAGTAAAAATTGACGGTGATTTATCAATTTTTAACGGTAAGAATAAGCAATGGATAAAAAAAGACGGTAAAACCATATTTACATATGATGGTCCGGAGGATAATACTTTGGACAATGAAAGGTCATTTATATTCTTTGAAAAAAGCGGGAAATGGTATTATTATATTCATAATAATAAAAGCAATGTTTCCGCAGGATATAACAAGTGTTCTGATATATACAGTGCGGAAACGGGTGAGATTGTTTATAAATTGAATGCTGTGCTTTTACAGTCGAATAAGAAAGACACCGTCGATTTTGCCGATGATTATTATAGGGTGATAAAACATAGTGAGTATGGTGGCGAAGGCGCATTTAGTGTAGAAGGTATGAAAGTTTATAGCTATGACGGAGAAGAAATAGCATCATCCTCTTATGATTCGAAGAACGGAGGAGGTTCTCTTGATACAAGTGCATATCCTTGCAATAACAGACAAATAAGAATTGATTTTGAAAAAGTAGATACCGATTCAGCTGAATATTGGGTGCCGGGTGAAAATCTACTTGCAAAATATCCATATACATATAAAGAATATGGTAATTCACAGGCGGTACGAGAACCGATTTCGTATATTGTAGCTGACACTTTGAAAGGATATACTCCTGTTAAATTATCTGTGCCTGATTGGAATGGAAATAATTACGCTGTTTTTAATGTTGATGGAATACCGGTGTACAAGAGCAATACAGAAATTTTTACTATGATTTATGAGGGCGATTTATGTATAGGTGAGATTAAAGGTGATTCAATACAAGTGTCTGACGCAAAGAAAAATCAATATATCACAACATTGGAA
The sequence above is drawn from the Hominilimicola fabiformis genome and encodes:
- a CDS encoding S-layer homology domain-containing protein; the protein is MKKKFVLGVLCVSMILAAGIGVSAEVSENHSQWAEESLISADEAGLLPNFFSDRDLTANISRIDFCHLAYKMLEQKSLISDNNVKSSFADTDDNEVAFLANSGIINGRSETKFAPNDDITREEAAVILTNTAEFMDVKEDITLFDTVFSDYDTVSDWAKESVRKMDSLGIMRGVGDNNFSPKSNYTMEQSAVTMLKLFNLDVSDYASNVYEVKIDGDLSIFNGKNKQWIKKDGKTIFTYDGPEDNTLDNERSFIFFEKSGKWYYYIHNNKSNVSAGYNKCSDIYSAETGEIVYKLNAVLLQSNKKDTVDFADDYYRVIKHSEYGGEGAFSVEGMKVYSYDGEEIASSSYDSKNGGGSLDTSAYPCNNRQIRIDFEKVDTDSAEYWVPGENLLAKYPYTYKEYGNSQAVREPISYIVADTLKGYTPVKLSVPDWNGNNYAVFNVDGIPVYKSNTEIFTMIYEGDLCIGEIKGDSIQVSDAKKNQYITTLEWDKDKYNTVDKYVHEYLAKNIESECFSPNGSYTVHGYNMLKCSPYSLYTFWKEKEFSGYTPVYTYYGDGEEYRDRYFLYNPDGKIIVESSWKIYLIEYDGRACYTTERVEPNDQYWSGEKVCTDVYDLKTGELVARPNYINVEKYMK